From one Culex quinquefasciatus strain JHB chromosome 3, VPISU_Cqui_1.0_pri_paternal, whole genome shotgun sequence genomic stretch:
- the LOC119769025 gene encoding DNA repair and recombination protein RAD54B-like, whose amino-acid sequence MTAGPSMKRSLPAELPPLSQPDRSRYRKPNRTRWEGDGTLTIVGGKSVTLGDEDGKVIGSSGLVKGEELEEGSRLSKEVELVERIDGEVAKENDVPVKRVRFEARGVFRPPAESMCAGSPSVVSTRVSSSGSITKGCVPYCVAKHLRPHQREGVSFLYECVLGMKREDLEQFGAILADEMGLGKTLQTLALIYTLKNQGPYGQPIVKRVLIVTPSSLVDNWEREITKWLKQERIFTFIVGPNSKLKKYAHLFATQRVVARGEKGEEGACGRVLDELGIVSDEHLHQLLAGQL is encoded by the exons ATGACGGCAGGACCGTCGATGAAGCGGTCCCTGCCGGCCGAACTTCCACCACTCTCACAACCCGACCGCAGCCGTTACCGCAAGCCCAACCGGACCCGG TGGGAGGGCGACGGAACGTTGACCATCGTGGGCGGGAAGAGCGTCACGTTGGGCGACGAGGACGGCAAGGTGATTGGGAGCTCCGGGTTGGTGAAGGGGGAGGAGCTGGAGGAGGGTTCGCGGTTGAGCAAGGAGGTTGAACTGGTGGAGCGGATTGATGGGGAGGTGGCCAAGGAGAATGATGTGCCGGTGAAGAGGGTTCGATTCGAGGCGAGAGGAGTGTTTAGGCCGCCGGCGGAGTCGATGTGCGCCGGGAGTCCGAGTGTGGTGTCGACACGGGTGTCGAGCAG TGGAAGTATAACAAAGGGTTGCGTTCCGTACTGCGTGGCTAAGCATTTGCGGCCTCACCAGCGGGAAGGGGTGAGCTTTCTGTACGAATGCGTTTTAGGAATGAAACGCGAAGACTTGGAACAGTTTGGAGCGATTTTGGCCGACGAGATGGGACTGGGGAAGACGTTGCAGACGTTGGCGTTGATCTACACCTTGAAGAATCAGGGACCTTACGGGCAGCCGATTGTGAAGCGGGTTCTGATCGTGACTCCGAGCAGTTTGGTGGACAACTGGGAGCGAGAGATAACAAAGTGGTTGAAGCAGGAACGGATCTTTACTTTCATCGTGGGGCCGAATAGCAAGTTGAAAAAGTACGCGCACCTGTTCGCAACCcaacgagttgtcgcacggggGGAGAAGGGAGAGGAAGGGGCG TGCGGACGCGTCCTAGACGAGCTTGGAATCGTCTCCGATGAACATCTGCACCAACTACTGGCCGGCCAGCTTTAG
- the LOC119770671 gene encoding uncharacterized protein LOC119770671, whose product MWPSLHGKSPTSCITLDRWYRTCSSACKVRKFQKFRKGASDDLRATILNKPQMTLAETIEAGRSLETIGKHRKTLTLSPQLEVVNKVSNTANRSKNNAGGRCYRCGRSGHFAKDDSCPALNHKCERCGFVGHFKKRCNTKRRKRELKVKPRRKVVTDSDDSDDSTLQSGSDSEEESVKYLFATEPVARLFVRLEVSA is encoded by the coding sequence ATGTGGCCATCCCTGCACGGAAAAAGTCCTACCTCCTGCATTACGTTGGACCGCTGGTACAGGACGTGTTCTTCAGCTTGCAAGGTGAGGAAGTTCCAGAAATTCCGGAAGGGAGCCTCGGATGATCTTCGAGCTACGATCTTGAACAAGCCGCAGATGACCTTGGCGGAAACGATCGAGGCGGGTCGCTCATTGGAGACTATCGGCAAGCACCGAAAGACGTTGACGCTCAGTCCACAGCTAGAGGTGGTCAACAAGGTTTCAAACACTGCCAACAGGTCGAAGAACAACGCGGGAGGAAGGTGCTATCGCTGTGGAAGATCCGGCCACTTTGCCAAAGACGATTCCTGTCCAGCCCTGAATCATAAATGCGAGCGCTGCGGATTCGTTGGACACTTTAAGAAGAGATGCAACACGAAACGACGGAAGAGGGAACTCAAGGTCAAGCCTCGGCGGAAGGTGGTGACTGATTCTGATGACTCAGACGATTCGACGCTGCAAAGCGGAAGTGATTCGGAGGAGGAAAGTGTGAAGTATCTGTTTGCAACTGAACCGGTAGCAAGGCTGTTTGTACGGTTGGAGGTGTCCGCGTAA